CTATAATGCCAATACCCAGGGACAACAACTTCTAGGCATTCAAGCAAGTGTTGTGTCCTTAGCACATGCTTTGATTTTCGAAGCATCTTCCCTTACAGGTCTGTTTGTGTAGTTCTGTAAACACTTTTGaaagacagacacacacacaaatacaaaaaCCAGCAAACCCACGTGCCTGACTGCCACAGTGACCTCTCAAGCTGAATTCATGCAAAGCAAACTCACACAACCTTGGGGGAATATCAGCTGCTGATCAGTGACCACAAGAAACCTGAAACTTCTGTTCTAATTGAGGTTTCTGACAGTCCTTTCCTTGGGACAAACTCAGTATTTCATATCCtcaaagatatttgcttttggCTCTGCTCAGAGTAGGCACATAAATGTGTATGCAGAGAAACACCTACACAGACAGGGAGAGACATGTGGGTAATTTATTCCTAGGAGTAGCTTTATGTTTCACTCCACGAAAATCCACAGATTCCCAGAGACCTGCCAAATTACAATGTAGGAAGGGCTGATCCTGTCACACACTCTCACAGCAACAGGTTCACACCTGCAAAAACACCATGCTGAAGCACCAGTTTCAGAGCCCTTTCCCTTATGCTGACAACAAAACATTATCAACCCTGGGATTTAGAAGTATTTATGTTTTCTGCCCAAAAGCATTTTAAGGTTGAAAACTGCTCAACTACATCAGTGACACAAAGATTCACCTCATAGCTCCCTGTGTAACCTTCCTGTAAATACTCTAGTGACTTGAGCTTAGTGCAGCAGGGTTTGTGTCCTTTCCACAATGTCCAGCTGCACTCTTCTaagaataaaaaccaaaatgtgaGTATGCTCAAAGCCAGATCAGCATGACACTATTTTGCTACTACTCATGCTATTCCATATAATCAAAATTTTTCTGCTAGAGAATAACTGGATCCAATTTCATGGATGAGTCCTGGAATTCTCTCTTTCTTAGTGATATTTGTGGGTGCATATATAAACCTGAGATGGAAACCATAAAGTGTTTCAAGTTAATTTAACATGAGCAGCATAGTCCTATGCCATACCTCTGATGTTCAAGGCTTcagattttttctcttttttcttctcaaaccCCTCTTCAGGGCTCTTTTGGTCATTTGGTGAATCACCTGCATTCAAAGAAGAAACGCTGTGTTGTGTATAAGTtctacaaacagaaaaaaacatcaaCCTTCTCAAAAccaattattttaaagatgacaagaagaaaaccaaaaacactCCAAAACCTTTCCCACGCAGCTCCCTGGGTAACACCTCCTTCGACCATCCCGGGGGCACGCCCAGAAGCCCAGGGTAAAGTACAAGGTGAAGAGGCCCCGGGAGCCTGAGTGAGCTTAGTGAgacccccccggggcccccgaGTGGCCTTGGGGCTTCGAAAGGGCCCAGAGGATTAGGCCAACAGCCCGGCGGGTCCCGAGGGAAAACGagacggggggggggggggggggggagaaagAGGATGGGGAAAGTTGAGGGAGGCTGAGAGGGATGCTGGAGGGAGGGGCGGGCAGAGATGGATGCGGGACGCCAGGGAAGGCGAAGCGCAGCCGAAAGGCacctgctccatcctcctcGCCGTTCGGGATGCCGCCGGGGGGCACGTCCCGCagcgcggcggccgcgggcggagcggggcACGGGCGTCGCGCACGGCAGCAGGCGCCCCAGTCCTGGAAGACGAGGAGCCCCACGACGTTGACGGCGAGGCCGAGGGTGCCGACGATGAGCACCAGCTGGGCGTCGTCTATGGGCTCAGGGCGGGCGAGGCGCAGGACGGAGTCCACGAGGATGGTGAAGCAGAGCGCGGTGAGGAACACGGCGTTGCTGAGCGCTCCCACCGCCTCGGCGCGGCTGTAGCCGTAGGTGGCGCGGGGACcgcggcggctgcggcgggcGATGCGCCCGGTGGAGAGCCCCACGCAGAGGGAGATGAGGTCCGACAGCATGTTGAAGGAGTCAGACACCAGCGCGATAGAATTGCCCAGGTATCCGGACACCAGCTCGGCCACGAAGAAGCCGACGGTGAGCACCAGCATGAAGATGAGGCGGCACGTCTTGCCCGAGTACCGCCCCatggcggcggcgcggcccggccggtAACGCTCCGCGCCAGCGCCGCCTCAATAagagcggccgggccgggccgggccaggccgCACCGCCCGCCCGGGcaccgccccgccccgccccgagCCGAGCAGCGGGCCGCACGAAATCCACCAGAGCTGCCATAAAGGGAAGCTGATGGGCCGCGGGGAGGCGCGGAGCCGGCGGGGCAAGGGCCCTCTcggcaggcagagctgcccagggctgtgctgccggCGCTCCTGACACGCCAAGACCGTCACGTTCCAGCGAAGGATCCAATAATTACGGACCTTTGGTGCTTTATTGGCGACAAAAGTGCCGAACCAAAGGACAGAGTGCCATCTACTGAGTCAGCTCATTTCCAGCCACCCGTATTTAAAAAGGTGTATCAAAAAGCCAAGGGaatccctggctgtgtccaAAGCAGCGTGGCCAGAAGTTTGAAGGAGATTCTCTCCtactctgctctggtgagactccacctgcactgctgcatCCAGATTTGGCGGCCCCAACATAGGAAGAACACGGAGCTGTTGGACCGAGTCCAGAGGAGACCACAAATTTGATAAGGACTGGGGCACCTCACCTGCGGAGACAggctgagggtgctggggctgttcaTCGTGGAGAGACTTTGTAGCAACCTTCCAGCATCTGAAGGGGGGCTACAGAGGAGCCAGAGAGGAGCTCTTCATCAGGAATGATAGTTACAGAACAAGGATCAATGGTTACAAGCTGGAAGAGGCAAATTTAGGGTGGTAAGATACTGGCAGgggttgcccagggaggctgtggatgccccatccctgtcagcgttcaaggccaggttggatggagctctgggcaacctggtctagtgagaggtgtccctgccatggcagggacttGGAACTTGACccttaaggtcctttccaacccttAACATTTTATTGTTCTATGAAAATAGTACCTTAGTGTTCACAACTCTATCGTTACCCTATAGAAAGATAATTGCATGCACTTTTTAACATACAGGATAGTCTACATGAACCATGAAAAGGTAGTAAACCCCTCTCTCATCTGTagatttttattgctgttgtttGTAGGACAGTTCTTGCAAAAATGACAACCCTACttgcaaatggaaaaaagacAGCTGAACTACCAATAGATCATTTCAAATTGAACAgctaaagcagctgctgtgaaatcaAGTCATCCTCTGCTATGGGGTTCTCAGTATCAGAACTGGGcccaaaaataataaataaagtatGTAAGACCTAGAGAAAATTAGGTTCTTAAAACATTATCCTGTGACAGTTGGGAGCATTTCAGCTATGCCAGAGGCAAACCAGTGCTGAGGTACCACTTCAGCAGCTACAATTCACACCGAAGTGCCACATCACACATTTCACCACACTTGACAAGGCACCCTTTGCTGTCAGATTTTAAGTCAGCAAGGCCAGGGAACACTATCTTGTCCTACCTACCTAAGGCAGTGTTCTCTACAACCAGAAATTCCTTAAGGACCTCAGGAATTTCCTCTTTGTTCTAACTCTGAAGCAGTTGCATTTTTACTGCTGTTGACAGAGTTGATCCCTTGCCTGAATACATCTTTTACACGAGGCCTCTCCATTTCTCCTAATTCTGTGCACAGAACCCAAGATGTGTATTAACTCTGGAGTGGACTTTCAGGGGGTGGTCTCCCCTGCAAAGAATTACCACACAACTCCCAATGAAGCAGAAATTCACACACTTGATATCCTGCAATATGCAAATTaacaaacacatgaaaataaatgtattgaAATGAACCTTACcctaaaaataaacagagtTGTCGGAGAGGATAGAATAATTTACATCAACACACATTTCAGCTCTAGAACTGCAACTACTGACATAGGATAAGAAATACTTAATGAGCCAAATCAAAAGCAAATAGGTAGAacaataagaagaaaaataggagTTATAGGAAGTTACATACTCagatataaattttaaaatgaaagactATATCTTCTTTACTATAATTAATGATAGCAAACTCTGTCTCTGGCACTTGACTtacaatcaaaaaaaaaaaaagacagctcTGAAGCCCAGCTAATTGCACCTTCATAGAACTGAAAGGGATTCCTAGTGACTTTTATTTTAGGAAGACGTAATACAGTAGCTGAAACATCATTAATCCTCCTGTGAAAAATATATATCAAtcctctttggaaaaaaaaaaaaagaggaagtttCATAGCCCTGAACTCActtcaaaacataaaaatatcacAGTTCTTTTGAAGACATAGtgttaaaaatattgttttcagcAAATAAGGCTGTGACTAAGTCCTCTGGCATGGAGCACAATTACAGCTGACTCGCTGAGCGTGTCAGAAACTCTATGTGTTCAGAGCCTCAGCTCTGACACTGGATCTGCTGATCCACTGATTATTCCTTCTGTCAAGCTCACACATCTCCATCTGCTTGTCAAAAACAGCCACACACCGACACAGGAACGGAGCAGTGTCTGCTGGGTCAGACCACAGATCTGTGTCTGGACTGTTTCCAGTTCCCATCTACACCTTTGGGAGATGAGGGAACCAAACCTGCACAGTCTTCAAAACACAGGGCAGATAAAGAGAAACAGGAGATGCACCGATAGAGAGGAACAGCAAAAGTCCTGTCTCTTTCACTCCTTTCCCTGTATGGTCTCACATTTGATTCACTTTTCTGTTCTGAACATTTAGCACACATTTTTATGGAACTGATCTGTTCCATCTATGGAATCACTCTGTTTCTCATCGTCAATCACAGTTTAAGCCCAGCTGGCAACTCAGTGCCACACAGCAACCGGCTCACTCTCCCCGCCCAAGGGGGATGGGAAGCAGAATCAGAAAAACAGGTAAAGAAACCTTGTGGGTTGAAATAAGAGCAGTTTAATaatcaaagcaaagcaaaaacaaacaaacaaacccacagaaactaaactaaaataaatcaaGGAAACAAATGATACACGAACAGTTGCTCATTGAACAgctaaagcagctgctgtgaaatcaAGTTGTCCTCTGCTATGGGGTTTTCAGTATCAGAACTGCGcccaaaaataataaataaaatatgtaagacctagagaaaataaagtttgaTCGATGTCCAGCTCATCCCCCAGCAGCAATCAGTGACTCCTGGCCACCTCCTCTCAACTTATGTTCTGAAAATTACActgtggtatggaatatccctttggccagtcCAAGTCCTGCCTATCCTGACTGTGCTCCTTCTCAGATTcttgtgcagctcctcacttGCAGAGCACGGAAAACCAAAAACTCTTTGACTTGGAGTAACCACTACTTATCAGCAACCAAAACATCAGAGtgctattaatatttttctcatgcTGAATCAAAAATGCAGCACTGTACcagtttctgtgaagaaaatgaactatcccagccaaaaccaggacaacTTCTGACCAGCTCTTCATCCATGCAAGGGCCTTTGCACTGTGGCTGCTTAGAAGCCTCTTGTACATCCAAGCTTTTACTCTTCTCATCATGCATCCAAACCTCCCTGTTCTCTCTTTATCCAGGTGCCACAATCACTTAAACACAAACAGCTCCTAAAACTGCCAGGTGAGCAAAGTTACCTCAATCATTCTCCTTCAAGAAGTTGTTGCTTTCAATAAGAAGAATAATTAATTCAGGTGACTCTTCAGAATAAAATATGTGCTATCCCTGTAGCTCTTTTCTGCTTTGATCTCCTTCCACATAGTCCAAAAGAAAGCAATGATCCTGAACATAGGAGTCACTGACTCCACTACCAGTGTTTTCACTCAGGCTCTTCCCCCTTTCTGGCACTTCCATTCTGCCTGCACAAATCCACCTGCAGCATCAGAGCATTTGGTCTTAAATCCTTTCAGAAGGGAACCATGTATATGATTGCTCTGCAGTGTGCTTGGCATCCATGTGCGTTTTACACTGACTGTACACATTCAACAGTAGAATGTTATTATTTCACTTATTCATCCAGCCCTGAGATGAACAAGCTACATATTATtgaagaaaaaagcagcctAAATATCCCAGGCTCCCCATTTCTGACTATGCTGAGTTGGAACAAGTTCTTAGGAGATGCAGAAAAGGTTGTCCAGCACTTTAGTTTTCTGAATGCTTTGCCAACTTTAGTTTCAGCTACAATGCTGCTAGAAAAGCTGCAGTTTCCTCATCCTAGTCAGGAACAAAAATTAGAAGAGTTCTTCAGAACTTCTAAAATTATTACAAACAAGAAAACTTCCCTTCCAAACCACAAAGATGCAATGCACTCCTGTAAGCTTCAAGATCTCTGTGTACCAAGCTTTCAAAGTACTCAACACACCAATTTTAAACACCTAGCCATTGGCAGTCAGGAGTCTGTTCCCACCTGTGGCCATAAAGGGATGCCCAGGTAACAGGAAAGCAGGGTAAGTATATAGTACACTTTCCTTAATACTCTCTTATTCTTCAGGTGTTTTCAGCCCAAGTGAGTTTCTGAGCTAGATATCTGTACCTTGTACCCTCagtggatttttctttcatgtccTAGTCCAGGCTCTCACTAAGAAATGCAGACTTCAACAGTAATTGGAAACAAGAACCATAGGATAGTTTAGTTTGGAacctccctgccacaggaagAGACATGGGCatgttgctcaaagccccatccaacctggccagGAACATTtcaaggatggggcatccacaggtTCTCTGGGCAATGTactccagtgcctcactacccACAGAgtaaatttcttcctaatatcgAATTTAAACTACCCTCTGCCACtctaaagccattcccccttgtcctgtcagtacctgcccttgtaaaaagtctctctcctgctctcttgTGGGCTCCTTTAGATAATGCAAGGTGCCTtcaggtctccccagagccttcccttctccaggctgaacaaccacaactctctcagcctattgcctttttcctcttgttttgaATCTGAATCCTGCTAGTTTCACTTCACATGTTCTTGTTTCAGAAGACAAGACAAACATTCAATGGCTACTGGCCTTTGAAAGTAAGATATCTCTGTAATTATGAAATATGACAATAATAACAGCAGCAATTATGGTAATTTTCTTCTACTGCTGAATGAAAACAGGTCACTCATAGTCTCGTGCTTCTGTAGAATCTGGATGGCAAAAATAATCATGAAAATAAGGAACCATTAACATTAACGTTAAGAGAGATCTCTTTTCATTCTGCTCATCAGAATCCTGtcagactttattttttaacccATCATAAATTATTTACAGCACACATTTCAGGAATGATCTGGAAGAAACTAGAGAATGAACGGAGCCAATGCCCACAGCCTGCTGTATGTAATGAAAGAGTTACCAAGCTCTAAGGCCGTGGGAAGGAAAATATTACATTTGTACTAAAACGCTGAGGCTGTTCCTGGGCACATGACATTTTAAGGCAGCACCCCTAGCCTGAGATGCAATGTGTGGCTGTGAGAGGGCCTTTAAAGTTCATTGCAAGAAGACCTGGTGACAGCCTAGACTGTGAACCTTGTTTCTCTAAATTAGGAATCATGGACCAAATTATAGCAAATCTAAATAGAAACCATGTGTTTGGCTTCTGCCGCAGATAAATTCATCCACAAAATGAAGAACAGAATAAACACTGGCCAACAGACCTACTTGTGGAAGGTGGTTTGTTCCTCATTCCTTGCTCATTTTATTTGTGCCTCCCTCTCACACTTGGAAGAGGAAGATGGTTTCTTGGGTTAGggtggtttatttatttattcttggGTTAGGTTTATTTATGTTCTCAAGATGGTTTCTTCTTCTTAGGGTTTTTTGGCATAGACTGAAAGATGGAATGGCTGGGAAGTCTTTAGGTCTTCTTCAACCCAGGGAGCAGAAGCCTAGACTAGCAAGACTTCAGTCTGGGGGAAAGCTTTATCAGTGTCCTTGGCAGAGTACAGAGGTGAATGCTGCTGGATTTTTAATCACAGCTGTTACTCTTCGTGACAGTCCTGAAACTGTCCTGGGGAGAGACTCTGTACTGGAGTTTGGCCTGGGAATGTATTTTTCATGCTCTCCTAAATTTCACTTGAACATACTGGTGGGTCAATCTGAAATTATGAACCTGTGGGATTACTTAATTCCTAGGCTGTAATGCCTtctttttgttatatttttccctattttaaGATGGTTGTTCCGTTTTTTAGTCACAAATCACCATTCTCTGCACCTAATACCCAGCATAAAAACCTTTTTGCGTACTTCAGTCAGTGTCTTCTCTATCACCTGGATAAAGcttcctgaaatatttcaaatacttcacttttttaaaaaatgtattttcccaCATAAATGTACTTTTGTGTATGTTTTTACCTACATATGACCTTTTCCAGGTAGCACAGCCCACTGCAAAGAACATGACGATGAAAAAGCCAGTCACTGATTTCATCACTGTAAATTCCATTGAGTCCTACTGcaaaagcttctttttttatatCAGCAGCATTTCAGACTGAAACTGGTACCAGACATATGTCTGTGTCAAACTGTCTGCAGAACATCCAATTAAAGCAATTGTAGTTAACATACAACACATGTCAGCCTTAAAGAATCCCATTGTATTGAAACTGTTTATGACTTTGAACTCAGTCATCTTAGAgtccttttatttccttacaGCTCACGCCAGATACTGTGATGTAATTCAGAGTCTCCTAAGAAATTGGTTCAAGGTTGAGAGCGAAGGCAGGTACCCAAAGTTCAGCAGCACTAGCACTGTTGGAATCTAGGTTCAGAGAGTTTAATCTCACCTTTATCTTGTTGCATAAACCATCCAGGGATGCTTTGCTTGCTTTATCCAAGGACTTCACTTTTTCATTCTGCACTTTCCATTTTGGACACAATGTAGCtctaaaatatttgcttttacttgCTTCTATCCACAATTTTCTCTTTGACAACTAACCCTCAGATTATCTTCTGAATTCTCTTTGAAGAGCACTCAAAATTGTGAAGAAAATTTAGAGAAGGACGTTGCTAAGTAAAATTTCACagtctcttctcttttctttttaaacactttGTATTAGAGCTCCACTGAACATAACACAAATCAGGTTACCTTTTCAGTGGCTGCTCAGAAAAGCTTTGGAAAATTTTGATGAGGACTATTTGCTACACTATTAAACTAAAGATCTTCAGATAAATTTGTGTTCAGTCTTAAACATTTgataaacacttaaaaatacCTTGAGACTCTCCTTTGGCCTTTTTATGCCTTTTGAGAGGACTACATCCAGCAAAGCcataaaatctaaatattttgtTACAGTAGGCTCTGTTTACCTGCATGCCAACACATTAACATCTCTGGGATTTATGGAAATAAATGCATAAAGCATCCATTCCTTCATTTATGCATAATATTTAGGAGCTGGATGTCACAGTGCACTACAGAGGCAACATAAACCCTGAGGATGAGTATGCGCTGAGTGACGGAGCTGTCCTCTGGCAAACTCTGGTGCTGTGCATTCTGCAATCATCTGTAAGAATGCAGCGGGGATGAATTGCTGTGAAGGGTTTACTGAAGGATTGGAAAAAtccttcagggaaaaataaaatcaacctGTTGATTATACACTCAAAAGAGAGGAAGCACAGAACAATGCTGATCTTGAGGAAAGGATTTTAGGCTTTTCAGGTGTGAAAAGCAGACTAAGCCAGAGGTTTGTTGTTACAGGTGTTACACTCAGGGTTCCTTCCTTCTAATTCCTTAAAAGTGTCTCTGAGTCATCATCACCTGGCAAAGTCTGTCGTGCTTTCAGCAGTGCACGTGAGAAAGAAAGCTATTCCAACCAGGgaacttatttttctcttttaaatggGGTTAAATTAGGTCATCATTAAATTCTTCAGGCTGACAACCTAAGAAATTGAAATCCTTTGTTCTGGAATTTTAATTCCCAGGCCATTCTTGCCACCTGCAGGATACATTTTTGCAATTGTTGAATCAGAGAGCACAGCTACAAATACAATTGTTTTTTGATACCTGCACGTTTTAGCTCACCAGGTCTCCCCTGGGAAGGTCTGTGACATTAAGATACAGATTAAGCAGCCATTAATTCACTTATTTTGTTCTATAAATGTTCTCACTTCCCCTGGGATCAGCATGTTTCACCAGCAGATGTGAATATTTAGTCCAGAATATTACAGCAACAAAATCTTCCCAAATCACCCACCAGTAAAGTGCCTCTCTTCATTCACACATCTGCCCTCATGTGTCTCATACATACAAAGCCTGGAAAAAAGATCTACCTCTCAGCAAGCCTCAGAATAAAGAAACTCACTCTGCATAGGTCCATAAGGAGAAAGAAggtatgtttttcttttat
Above is a genomic segment from Zonotrichia leucophrys gambelii isolate GWCS_2022_RI chromosome 3, RI_Zleu_2.0, whole genome shotgun sequence containing:
- the SLC30A10 gene encoding calcium/manganese antiporter SLC30A10 isoform X2, with protein sequence MGRYSGKTCRLIFMLVLTVGFFVAELVSGYLGNSIALVSDSFNMLSDLISLCVGLSTGRIARRSRRGPRATYGYSRAEAVGALSNAVFLTALCFTILVDSVLRLARPEPIDDAQLVLIVGTLGLAVNVVGLLVFQDWGACCRARRPCPAPPAAAALRDVPPGGIPNGEEDGAGDSPNDQKSPEEGFEKKKEKKSEALNIRADRLARVPGVSSLHEVHVWELASGRNIATLHVKCQTPSDYQGAAYQIRKVFHEAGIHSVTIQPEYADHKTSHLLCSSPCISTACDSHLCCSQRQPPQAETNGYVEKSESSLSAQHKDNGSRKSDIEIPMEDPVAEENVKNCDVSGDKSPSGSTRF